Proteins encoded within one genomic window of Streptomyces kaniharaensis:
- a CDS encoding Nif3-like dinuclear metal center hexameric protein, which yields MPKLSDVITALEEVYPPQWAESWDAVGLVCGDPQAEVSRVLFAVDPVQAVVDEAVEWGADLVVTHHPLYLRGTTSVAATTFKGRVVHTLISSGIALHVAHTNADHADPGVSDALAEAVGVRVTGPLVPDPTDPLGRRGTGRIGLLEPPLPLSAFAAQVAQGLPATAAGVRVSGDPNRLISRVAVCGGSGDSLFAEVRAAGVDAYLTADLRHHPASEAAEAAPVALVDAAHWATEWPWLTLAERALRAAADMRGWAVETKVSHRVTDPWTAHAPMSFTA from the coding sequence GTGCCGAAACTGTCCGACGTCATCACCGCGCTCGAAGAGGTCTACCCGCCGCAGTGGGCGGAGTCCTGGGACGCCGTCGGCCTGGTCTGCGGGGACCCTCAGGCCGAGGTCAGCCGCGTCCTGTTCGCCGTCGACCCCGTGCAGGCCGTCGTCGACGAGGCCGTCGAGTGGGGTGCCGACCTGGTCGTCACCCACCACCCCCTCTATCTGCGCGGCACCACCAGCGTCGCCGCCACCACCTTCAAGGGCCGGGTGGTGCACACGCTGATCAGCAGCGGGATCGCCCTGCACGTCGCGCACACCAACGCCGACCACGCCGATCCGGGCGTCTCGGACGCGCTCGCCGAGGCCGTCGGCGTCCGGGTGACCGGCCCGCTGGTGCCGGATCCGACCGACCCGCTCGGCCGCCGCGGTACCGGACGGATCGGCCTGCTGGAGCCCCCGCTGCCCCTCTCCGCCTTCGCCGCGCAGGTCGCGCAGGGCCTGCCCGCCACCGCCGCCGGCGTGCGCGTCAGCGGCGACCCGAACCGGCTGATCAGCAGGGTCGCGGTGTGCGGCGGCTCGGGCGACAGCCTCTTCGCCGAGGTCCGCGCGGCCGGCGTGGACGCCTACCTCACCGCCGACCTGCGCCACCACCCGGCGTCCGAGGCCGCTGAGGCGGCCCCGGTCGCGCTGGTCGACGCCGCGCACTGGGCCACCGAGTGGCCCTGGCTCACCCTGGCCGAGCGGGCCCTGCGGGCCGCCGCCGACATGCGCGGCTGGGCCGTGGAGACCAAGGTCTCCCACCGGGTCACCGACCCGTGGACCGCGCACGCCCCCATGTCCTTCACCGCCTGA